ATCTTCGTTACCTCAACGTCGTTGCCTGATATTTCGTATTTGAATTTTTCTTTCAATTTTTCGAGTGAATCTAAAAGCTCCTGTTTAGTCTTTCCCGGCTTTTCAATAATTTTTTTCATTTATAACCTTATATTAAGTTTAGTTGGAGGGGCTATAAATTTCAACACGTGCATTAATTTTTTAATTCCGTATTCATCCGGCTTTTTAAAATTTCATCGTCTTTCTTTTTGTAAAAAAACTTGTACAACACTTTATACACTACCGTTCCGACTACAAAGGCGAGAAATAATGGTAACAGAATTTCGATAGATATAATAGAATCCCTGAACGAGATATAGAAGAGAGTAAAATCAGTCATGAATAGAACTGCAGCGAGTCCCGCCGGAATAGAAGCCAGAAATTTTTTGTAATTTATAAGCGCTCCGCCCGCAACTCCGAGTATAACATTTATAATCCAAAGTGTTTCTAAATTAGGAATAAGAACTACTTTTATTTCATTCTGCGGCTGAGTTGTGAATCCCGAATATGTTATAACCAGTACGCACGAAGTTATAAAGCACAATGCACCTATAATGGCAAAAAATTTTTCAAGAGGATTTTTCTCTAAATAGAATTTTTCGGTTGGGGTGTGTTGCGGTTTTGTATTATTCATTTAAAAATTAATTTCTGAATTTAATTTCTCACCAAATCCACTACGTTCTCTATGTGATATGTATGCGGGAACATATCAACGGGCTGAACGATATTTATTTTATATTTTCCTTTGCCGCAGATTATCTGCAGGTCGCGCGCCTGCGTAACGGGATTGCAGCTTACGTAAACAATTTTTTCAAAATCGGTTTCGGCAAGTATCTCGCATATCTTCGGATGAAGCCCTGCCCTCGGCGGGTCAAGAATAACTTTATTATACTTATGCAGCTCCTGCACATCTTTTGAGAGCAGGAAATCTTTTATATCGCCTAATTCAAAATCCACATTTGAAATATTATTCAGCTCCTTGTTTTGGAATGCATTCTTAATGGAATCCTCGACAAGCTCAACACCTTTCACCTCAGCAACTTCATCTGAAACAAAAATTGAAATAGAACCGGTACCGCAGTATAAATCCAGAATTTTATCCGTCTTCTTAAAGTCACCTGCCTTAGCAGCTATGTTATATAATCTCTCACCCTGTTTTGTATTAGTCTGAAAAAATGAGTTTGCGGAAATTTTAAATTTGAATTTCGCGCCGTTATCCTTATTCAATTCTTCTTCGATATATCCCTTGCCGAAGATAACTTTCTCTTCATCACCGAATGCAACCTGCGCTTTTTTATTTGAGACTGCATTTATAAATGTTGTGACTTCGGGAGCGATTTTCTTCAGTCCTTCCGAATATTCATTTATCAATTCTTCGTTGTAATCATAGGTGATGAGCGAGACCATTAAGTCATTTGTATTCTTGCACTCCCGCACAATTAAAAATCTTAAAAATCCCGAGTGAGTGTTCACAGTATAAACGCTTACACCTCTGCTTTTAAAAAAATCGCGGGTATAATTTAAAATTCTGTTAGATGCATCCGATTGCAGCCAGCATTTGTGAACATCAACTATCTTCGAGTGAAATCTCGGCACATGCAAGCCCAGCGCAAAATCTTTCGGGGTTCCTAACTCCACATCTTCCTTCGTGAGCCATCTGTCATCGGAAAAAGAGAATTCCATTTTATTTCTGTAAAAGAAAATATCATTGCTTGCAAGAGCTTTGGGAATTTCAAGGTTTTCAAATCCTCCGATTCTTTTAAATGCGTTTCTTACAGCTTCTGTTTTAAAATCAAGCTGCTTATCATATTCATAATTCTGAATTTTACATCCACCGCATGTTCCGAAATAAATACAGGGCGGCTCAATTCTGTATTGAGACGGCTTTACTAATTCAAGCAGCCTGCCTTCGCCGTAATTTGATTTCTTCTTCTTTAATTGAATACGCACTGTATCACCCGGAAGCACCTTATCCGTAAAAATTACAAAACCCTCTTCGGTTTTACACACGCCTTTACCTTCGGAGTTCAGTTCCAGCACATCCAGCGTAAGCTCATCGCCTTTTTTCATCTGCTATTGAGTTAAATTGTATTAAAATTAATGATATTTTTTTAAACCTGTATTATAGCTAATTTCTTAAAATTAATTCGGATTTTTAAGTCAGATTTATTATTTAACAGAAATAACTTCAGAACACATTGTCTAAAAAAGATTCAGCGAAAGATATTATAAAGAACGCTAAGAAGGTCGTCTGCATTGAAAAAAAAGAAATCGCTTCACTAGAAAGAAGATTTAACGATAAAACATTTGCATATAATTTTGCTTCCGCAGTTGAACTGATTTATAAATGCAAAGGCAAAGTTGTTGTGACGGGTGTCGGGAAGTCCGGCATCATTGCTCAAAAAATTGTTGCAACTTTTAACTCAACAGGCACATATTCTATTTTTTTGCACTCGGCAGATAGCGTTCATGGCGACCTTGGTATTTTGCGGGATGATGACGTTGTCATAGCTATTTCAAAAAGCGGCGACTCAACCGATGTTACTCAAATACTTCCACTAATCAAAACTCTTAAAGTAAAAATTATAGGTCTTGTCGGTAACGTTAATTCCGAAATAGCGAAGGTATCAAACATCGTTCTTGATGCTTCTGTAAAAGAAGAAGCCTGTCCTCATAATCTTGCGCCTACATCTTCATCTACAACAGCGCTTGTCTTGGGAGATGCCCTTGCAATTGCGCTTCTTCAAAAAAGAGATTTTTCCAGAGAAGATTTTGCAAGATTTCATCCGGGAGGAATTTTAGGCAAGAAGCTTTTGCTTAAAGTCAGTGATTTATTACAGGAAGAAAATAAAATTCCGATAGTAAACTTCGATGCAAACCTGAAAGATATTATATATATGATTTCCTCAAAACGCCTCGGCTGTACGTGCGTTGTGAAAAAAGGCAAAGTTGTGGGGATAATTACCGACGGAGATATAAGAAGATTTCTAGAAAAAAATATTGAACGGATTTCTACTACTAAGGCAAAAGATATTATGAATCCCGTCCCCAAAATAATTCCGCCGAACACCCTTGCAAGAACAGCTTTGGAAATCATGGAAGAAAATAAAATTACTCAGTTAATTATTGCCGATAAGAAAAGAAAAGTTCTGGGAGTGCTGCATATGCACAGATTGATTGAAGAAGGGCTCTAAACTTGCAAAAATTAATTTACATATCTCTTTTTTTTATTTCACTGGTGTTTGTTTCCTGTGAAGATAAATTCGAACCGCCGAAATCCGACCTTTCATCCGAGAATATTCCCGTGCAGGAAAGCTGGAACTCAAGTGTAACTTTTTCCGATTCAGGCTTTGTAAAAGCGATTTTGAAAGCAGGACATATTTCTGCCTTCAGCGATAAAGGTTATACTATTATAGATAGCGGCGCAGTAGTGGATTTTTATAAGAACGGAGAAATTGTATCTACCTTAACAGGAAGAAGAGGAAAGGTTGAAGATAATACAAAAGATATTGAAATATACGATAGTGTACGTGTAGTAAATAAGTCTGGCAGCGAATTGAAAACTTCCAAGCTGCTCTGGAAAAATAAAACACAAAAAGTTTATTCAGATGTATTTGTCAGTATAAAAACTCCAAAGGAAAGAATTGAAGGCGTGGGATTCGAGTCAGACCAGAATTTAACAAACTATAAAATCTATCAGGTTAGCGGAGTCTTTGATAAATAGAATAACATATAAATATTGTTTGATAATCCTGTTCATTTTATTTTCTGCAAATATTTTTGCTCAGGATAAAGTTGAACTGATACATGCTGACTCTCTCACCGGCAAAAATGAAAACGGAGTGCTGGTAAGGGAAGCCCAGGGAAATGTGCAGTTCAAACAGGGTAACATTACTGTGTTTTGCAATTCCGCTACTCAATATCCTGACCAGAACAAAGTTGATCTGCGCGGTAACGTAAAAATATATCAGGATACACTTTCGCTCTTCACATCAAAAGGAATTTATTATGGGAATGAAAAACGTGCAACAGGTGAAGGCGGAGTTACGTTAAAAGACCCAAACGCAACTCTCCGGGCTAACAGCGGAGTCTATTTTTTTGATCAGGCAAAAGCAGATTTTCATGGAGATGTGATTATTATCAATCCTCAATATAAAATTACTTCGACTGATTTAACTTATCTTCGTAATACGGAAGACTCATTTGCAAAAGGTAATGTAATTGTTACAACAGATTCTGCCATTATTAAAGCAGAGAACATAAATTTTTACAAGAGGCAGTTCAAAACTTTTGCATGGGAAAAAGTTGTGATAGACAGCGACTCGACACTGATATATTCAGATACGCTCACACATTACTCAGATAAAAAAGAATCTTATGCAGCAGGTAATGTAAAGGTGAATAGTCTTAACAATAACACAATCCTTTACGGAAATATTCTTGAAAATTACGAATTAAAAAATTATACAAAGCTTGCAGGAAAGTCTAAGTTAGTCCAGATAGATAAAACAACTCCGGACACCCTCTATATATACAGTTCCTACATGGAGGCGTTCAGGACGAAACCGGAATACTACATTGCAACAGACAGCGTGGAAATAATACGAACGAACTTTTATTCCAAATGCGGACGTGGAATTTATTTTAAGGATTCTTCTAAAGTCGCTATGGAAAAAGAACCCATTGTATGGCAGGATAACATGCAGATAACGGGAGATTCCATCTATGCCGAGCTTCCCGGTAACAAACTTCAAAGCATTTTTGTAAAAAAATTAAACATACCAAATACAAAACCTTCGTTCATGATTTCGCAGGGAGATTCAAGCTTTGCCGACAGGTTTGACCAGATACGTTCGCGTGATATATCCGTTTATATTCAGGATGACAAAGTTGATTCAATAAAAGCGATAAGCAATGCCTCAAGCATTTATTTTATATATGAGGAAAAGAAAGCTAACGGAGTAAATAATTCAGAGGGAGATAATATTTATATTTACTTCGACAGGACTGAAAACACAGTTTCCAAAATCAGAATTGAAAAAGGTGTGAAAGGAGTGTATTCGCCTGAGACAGACATCGGCAAAGTTACATTAACTCTACCGGGATTTATTCCAAGAAATGACAAACCAATCAGAAGATAATTTATCTTTTATTCTTTTTATTTTTCTTCATCAGATCCTCGAGCTTTTCCTGCGCCCATTTTACTGATTGCGGCACCATTGTCTTCATCTCTTCTTTAAATTTTGCAG
The genomic region above belongs to Bacteroidota bacterium and contains:
- the rlmD gene encoding 23S rRNA (uracil(1939)-C(5))-methyltransferase RlmD — protein: MKKGDELTLDVLELNSEGKGVCKTEEGFVIFTDKVLPGDTVRIQLKKKKSNYGEGRLLELVKPSQYRIEPPCIYFGTCGGCKIQNYEYDKQLDFKTEAVRNAFKRIGGFENLEIPKALASNDIFFYRNKMEFSFSDDRWLTKEDVELGTPKDFALGLHVPRFHSKIVDVHKCWLQSDASNRILNYTRDFFKSRGVSVYTVNTHSGFLRFLIVRECKNTNDLMVSLITYDYNEELINEYSEGLKKIAPEVTTFINAVSNKKAQVAFGDEEKVIFGKGYIEEELNKDNGAKFKFKISANSFFQTNTKQGERLYNIAAKAGDFKKTDKILDLYCGTGSISIFVSDEVAEVKGVELVEDSIKNAFQNKELNNISNVDFELGDIKDFLLSKDVQELHKYNKVILDPPRAGLHPKICEILAETDFEKIVYVSCNPVTQARDLQIICGKGKYKINIVQPVDMFPHTYHIENVVDLVRN
- a CDS encoding KpsF/GutQ family sugar-phosphate isomerase, translating into MSKKDSAKDIIKNAKKVVCIEKKEIASLERRFNDKTFAYNFASAVELIYKCKGKVVVTGVGKSGIIAQKIVATFNSTGTYSIFLHSADSVHGDLGILRDDDVVIAISKSGDSTDVTQILPLIKTLKVKIIGLVGNVNSEIAKVSNIVLDASVKEEACPHNLAPTSSSTTALVLGDALAIALLQKRDFSREDFARFHPGGILGKKLLLKVSDLLQEENKIPIVNFDANLKDIIYMISSKRLGCTCVVKKGKVVGIITDGDIRRFLEKNIERISTTKAKDIMNPVPKIIPPNTLARTALEIMEENKITQLIIADKKRKVLGVLHMHRLIEEGL
- the lptC gene encoding LPS export ABC transporter periplasmic protein LptC: MQKLIYISLFFISLVFVSCEDKFEPPKSDLSSENIPVQESWNSSVTFSDSGFVKAILKAGHISAFSDKGYTIIDSGAVVDFYKNGEIVSTLTGRRGKVEDNTKDIEIYDSVRVVNKSGSELKTSKLLWKNKTQKVYSDVFVSIKTPKERIEGVGFESDQNLTNYKIYQVSGVFDK
- the lptC gene encoding LPS export ABC transporter periplasmic protein LptC, whose amino-acid sequence is MIILFILFSANIFAQDKVELIHADSLTGKNENGVLVREAQGNVQFKQGNITVFCNSATQYPDQNKVDLRGNVKIYQDTLSLFTSKGIYYGNEKRATGEGGVTLKDPNATLRANSGVYFFDQAKADFHGDVIIINPQYKITSTDLTYLRNTEDSFAKGNVIVTTDSAIIKAENINFYKRQFKTFAWEKVVIDSDSTLIYSDTLTHYSDKKESYAAGNVKVNSLNNNTILYGNILENYELKNYTKLAGKSKLVQIDKTTPDTLYIYSSYMEAFRTKPEYYIATDSVEIIRTNFYSKCGRGIYFKDSSKVAMEKEPIVWQDNMQITGDSIYAELPGNKLQSIFVKKLNIPNTKPSFMISQGDSSFADRFDQIRSRDISVYIQDDKVDSIKAISNASSIYFIYEEKKANGVNNSEGDNIYIYFDRTENTVSKIRIEKGVKGVYSPETDIGKVTLTLPGFIPRNDKPIRR